A stretch of Henckelia pumila isolate YLH828 chromosome 4, ASM3356847v2, whole genome shotgun sequence DNA encodes these proteins:
- the LOC140867127 gene encoding F-box protein At4g18380-like → MEQSMRKKLMASAFSVEENPFNRLPKELVVSIFDKISDAKCLCICSSVSKSFAALVLQTRVVFVEIPGMFKVCTCHRDPAAARRSRPVLALLRNIPYFLFKPLTALWSRLKYRFGWGDGTVLLNPGMMNFLKKFSSIDSMTIRFCLGGDHNGTNSRPRFEPLLRWKYGSSGFIFVSAKNLVASTDENIGDSGVQTANDLTMEEIMISLLLVGRHLLDAILRVTLIHKLISSVPNIKNVAAGDDIKQGRVVLDEEGIAGLKEKYPLDDKFCLKLWKAPVVKMPLSGCIMKDVSLILFRQIECSDTLVAENSFEEEEYRELAMILVKEGACFEKIVSLLDTSLN, encoded by the coding sequence ATGGAACAATCAATGAGAAAAAAGTTAATGGCGTCTGCTTTTTCTGTGGAGGAAAACCCTTTCAATCGCCTCCCCAAAGAGCTCGTAGTGTCCATCTTCGACAAGATTTCGGATGCCAAATGCCTCTGCATTTGCTCCTCGGTCTCCAAGAGCTTTGCGGCTCTTGTTCTTCAGACCCGCGTGGTGTTTGTGGAAATTCCAGGTATGTTTAAAGTTTGCACCTGCCACCGTGATCCTGCTGCCGCGCGGCGGTCGCGTCCCGTGCTCGCTCTTCTTCGGAATATCCCCTATTTTCTGTTCAAGCCTCTGACGGCCCTGTGGTCGCGGCTCAAATATCGATTCGGGTGGGGAGACGGGACTGTTTTGTTGAATCCGGGCATGATGAACTTTTTGAAGAAATTTTCTTCTATTGACTCCATGACAATACGCTTCTGTCTCGGCGGTGATCATAATGGAACTAACAGCCGGCCGAGATTTGAGCCTCTGCTCAGGTGGAAATATGGGTCGTCGGGGTTCATCTTCGTGTCCGCCAAGAATCTTGTTGCATCTACGGATGAAAATATTGGTGATTCCGGTGTGCAAACTGCAAATGATTTAACGATGGAGGAAATCATGATTTCGCTTCTTTTGGTGGGACGACACCTGTTGGATGCCATTTTAAGGGTGACTCTTATACACAAGCTTATTTCTAGTGTTCCAAACATAAAAAATGTTGCGGCAGGGGACGATATCAAACAGGGTAGAGTTGTTCTTGATGAGGAGGGGATTGCAGGCTTGAAAGAGAAGTATCCATTGGATGACAAGTTCTGCCTAAAACTGTGGAAAGCACCAGTGGTGAAAATGCCACTTTCTGGATGCATAATGAAAGATGTGAGCCTGATCTTGTTCAGACAAATTGAATGCTCTGATACTTTAGTGGCAGAAAATTCATTTGAAGAGGAAGAGTACCGCGAACTTGCCATGATTTTGGTGAAGGAAGGAGCTTGTTTTGAAAAGATTGTTTCACTTTTAGATACTTCCCTTAATTAG
- the LOC140860663 gene encoding F-box protein At4g18380-like translates to MASEDENPFNRLPKELIISIFDKISDAKFLCKCSLVSKNFAALVLQTRVLFVEMPCFFKGCICHPDPAAARPSRLLISFLRDIPNFLFKPLMAMWSLLKSRFRRGDETALSKPDIVSSLKKFSCVDSITFHFPLHDASNSQPSFEPLLRWKYGSSGFIFVSAKNRVASIDENTGDSRVQTANDVTRKEVLVSLLSMFQHLVDCAVRLAFMYTIFDNRPNIKHFVAVDNMKQGRVIFDDQEISVMKEKSVLRDKFCLKLWKAPLVKVPLAGCIMEEVSLILIRRIEGCDALEAENSFAEEEYRELSMILVKEEACFQKITSLSKLLII, encoded by the coding sequence ATGGCGTCTGAAGATGAAAACCCTTTCAATCGTCTCCCGAAAGAGCTgatcatctccatcttcgacAAGATTTCGGATGCAAAATTCCTATGCAAGTGCTCTTTGGTCTCCAAGAACTTTGCGGCTCTTGTTCTCCAGACCCGCGTCTTGTTTGTGGAAATGCCATGCTTTTTTAAAGGTTGCATATGCCACCCCGATCCCGCCGCCGCACGGCCGTCTCGTCTGCTGATCTCTTTTCTTCGGGATATCCCCAATTTTCTGTTTAAGCCTCTGATGGCCATGTGGTCGCTGCTCAAATCTCGATTCAGGCGGGGAGACGAGACCGCTTTGTCGAAACCGGACATCGTCAGCTCTCTGAAAAAATTTTCTTGCGTCGACTCCATAACATTTCATTTCCCTCTCCATGATGCTAGTAACAGCCAGCCGAGTTTCGAGCCTCTACTCAGGTGGAAATATGGGTCGTCGGGGTTCATTTTCGTATCTGCTAAGAATCGTGTTGCATCTATTGATGAAAATACAGGCGATTCCCGTGTTCAAACTGCGAATGATGTAACGAGGAAGGAAGTCCTTGTCTCGCTTCTTTCGATGTTTCAACACCTCGTGGATTGTGCTGTGAGACTGGCTTTTATGTACACCATTTTTGATAATCGTCCAAACATAAAACATTTTGTTGCAGTGGACAATATGAAACAGGGCAGAGTTATTTTTGATGACCAAGAGATTTCAGTTATGAAAGAGAAGAGTGTACTGAGGGACAAGTTCTGCTTAAAGCTTTGGAAAGctcctttggtgaaagtgccACTTGCGGGATGCATAATGGAAGAGGTGAGCCTTATATTGATCAGAAGAATTGAAGGTTGCGATGCATTGGAGGCCGAAAATTCATTTGCTGAAGAAGAGTACCGTGAACTTTCCATGATTTTGGTGAAGGAGGAAGCTTGTTTTCAAAAGATTACTTCACTTTCGAAACTTCTTATCATTTAG